The genome window CATGCAGCCCAAATATTTCTTCATCAAAACGTATATTTGCTTATAAAGCAAGTTAGATACACATGTTGGGGACAAgctaaaaatgcttttaaatttgTGTTGATAATTTTAGAAATGCATAtagatatacatatatattactaTAAGATAAAAGTTTGCATCATTGTTAAAATCCATTTTTACACATGTATATAAGGGACACGCTGGCactcatttttacatattttacatatttgatTAATAATAGTGCAGAATCTGAAATATTTATCAATATCTTACATCATTTCAAAACAACATACCTTTCTTTTgtggggtcatgacatgagaaatcaaatttgccttgatcttttgatataaaagaggtctttgtaccattaaaaagtcctgcaagtttcatagcttaaaacgtcctcctcattataaacaaagtatttatttaatcaagctccaacaACGGCTCGTCTGGATATTGTGGAGTCTGTGGTATCACATGGGTAAATACAATTGCATACACCTGCCTgcagagcaagacatcgactaatagttatacatcatcgcaccataggccccgcTCACTGGCATTCAGTGGCCTCAcggctgacatttgcctacactggataTGAGTCAAAAGTAAATAGaatccattataatcactgacgctgtctacactggatacagtacACAGATTCTGACATGCTCCACACACGTGAGtctgtcgacaacaggacaaatggaagagtgaaagaatgttttcagaaggatcccagtgtcggaaacaagtggatggtttattttaacaGGGTCGCATctgaggattatatgtttgttcggagcattttgttttgtaaacgaggcacagtgtaatggagagttcacaaagaaacttttgttgaaagatgaagcagctaACTGTACtagatctgacagcagctgcatcacaaactaCAAGTGAaagatttcataatgctttgtctgtaaattacggttttatatggataatgttttcaaaacactcacATGCAATAGCGAGTGGGAAATGATACTGTTTCCTATTTCctgtaaaataatcattttctgtatatatttgtttttttttgtgcaaaagtctttatttacattataagtgaatctcaaggaacatattaaaataaaataaaaaatcatgtcatgacccctttaaaatttccaggtttaaatggggaaaaaaagtccaGATTTTCAGAGTggtttcagacttttgaacccCACACAGATagacaataacaataaattaattgattaataaatacattctaATTAGTTCTGAAATGATATAAACAGATTGAAGACTTttccacagatttttttttttttttttaaagaactccAGATATAAAGCATGCTGTGATTTCGATTGAGTGAGAAAGGCTGAAAATCCTAAAGGTATTCTTAAAATGGCTCATATGTCCCTGTGGCAATGAAACCTTGACATtcccaaaatgtattttaaggaAAAATGCATATCTCCCCACTTAGCAAATCTGAGTCACTATCTCGGTGTGTGTGTCTAGGCCTTGAGGGGGCCCACTATAATGAGCAAAGCAGGTggatcatttaaaatgtgtttcacaGCTATCTCAGATCTGCAGCGGGACTGTGGTGCACATGCACTTGGAGATCAATTATTCAAAAGCGTTGTAGTATCATCTAAATAACTTTGTGTGAATGAACATTCCCTCTCTGCTATTGTATAAACAGACCCTGACTGTTTGACTCATGTTGGATGGTGTCCCAAAAGATTTCCAGGGTGTCTATGCAAATAATTCAATCAATAGTGTTTGTTTCTTAAAAGACATTTCCAATTTGTGAAGGCATGGCAATGTTTTCTAATGTTTGAGAGCTGTGGTTTCAACTGCCTTCAGTATTTTATCCTTTGTTTAGACATTTCTTATTTTGATTAGAGAGGCTTTACGTGACAATTGATTTGTATAGTCCCTCATTTCCTTGAATACGATAATATTTGATGGTTGATATTTGTCCTATTGCAAGCCTGCTTTCAGTAGAAGTGCTGTATATGGTGTTTAGTGAAGTGAAATGCACAATAAACACACCTGTCCAGAGGACTCCGGTCCTCACCCTTTCGGACACAAGTGTGATGATCAACTTAGGCTGGATGGCCAGACAATAAATGAACCCCTCTGCAAAAAAGAAACAAGGAAGAGCATCGTGAAGTTGTCAGGATACAAGTGTTTATTGGGCTTCATTGTTTTTTTCCGTTTTATTTCATTGCTGAATTATAGCACTAATCCTGTAAACACAAGAGACGGATGAGCAACATGCAAAGTTTTAACACTGTGAATGTTTCACAATCTGTTATGGAGGACTTTGCAAGCTCTAAATCTGAATGTATCCattaaatattttgcaatattctGAAACATTGGCAGCCTTTTCCCTCAGCACCTTTAATGGAATacaatagttcactcaaaaaaaaataaaaaaatctgtcattatttacgcACCCTCATGAGGTTCCAAACACACATGGTGCTTTTTTTCCaatgaaacaaaagaaatttGTGAAAACTTTACATAACAAATTTATAGTGACCACATCAAAAAAGTAGTCCATACAGTTTTTGTGCTATATGTACAAAGCTCAGATTTGACCTTTTGTGCATAACCAGattaaaaaatgtcttcattgttGCCAAATTGGTGCCAAAATGTCattggtttcattttttttaatcatatcaCTTCAGAAAACGTAGAAGGTAGTGTGCATGAACTACTTTTataatactattttattttattttacagccaTGTTCACAAACTCTTTTTATATGGAAATTTCTATAGTGTACATGTGGAATATACTcatggactacttttataatagtttttataattgcattttattttatttggcaGCCATGgtcacaataataaaaaaaaaaatttatagaccttacaaaaataaaagcatacaACTTttggaacatgagggtgagtaaataatgacaaaaatgaattttcatttagtttaaagggatagttcacacaaaaatgaaaattatcccatgatttactcactctcaagccaccctaggtgtatatgactatcttctttcagacgaacacaatctgagatatatttaaaaatatccttgctcacCAAAGATTTAgaatggtagtgaacgggggcctgttttgaagccaaaaataaatgcatccatctatcataaatataattcatatggctccagggggttaataaaggccttctgaagcaaagcgatgggtttttgtaagaaaaatatccatatttaaaactttacaatctaaaataactagcttctgccagacgaccgtacgcttactgcacaagtcgacttgcaccaaatgagtaacccctgacgtGATGTATGACGGAGGATGttggagtatcgtaagcttaggcATCTCTTTtgggttcaaacaaatagggctgtttaacaaactcaagctcctcttcttcttatatcgaaatcctctgacatttctctttaaaatttctcgttttagacttctaattcatgaccagtgttttgttttgctctatcctctgcgcttccgtgttcgtcaTTACTtaatgcgtcgggtcagaggtaactcttccgccgcaaatcgatgcgtacagccgtctgccggaagttagttattttattttataaagttttaaatatggaaatttttcttacaaaaacccatcgcttcgctttagaaggcctttattaaaatAGGGAGCCGTgtggtttattttttatgatggatgaatgcttttatttttgggctttaaaacattccccgttcactaccattctaaatctttggagagccaggatatttttaaatatatctccgattgcgTTCGTCTTAAAgtagatagtcatatacaccttggatggcttgagggtgagtaaatcatgggataattttcatttttgggtgaactatccctttagctATGCCTttaagcaagaaaaaaaaactactgatAATTAAActaaccactagatggcaatGATAATTTcttattgcattattatttttcagtctACATTCTTTATGAATTCCTTTGCTGATGATCATCTAACAGCATTATGACAGCATGCACATACCAAGTCCAGCCCGTTTGAGTCAGTACAGAAAGCACGAGTCCCAAAGGTAAATCGGATCTCCACCTGTACGCCCCACTTGAGCTCTACATTGCTCTGACAGCATGGAGCACTAAAACACAGAACTTTTCGGGGTCATACAACATGTAATAAGGGACGTAACTCTGGCTGTATGCTGTAATTGAAGCCGCTGGTATTGTAATAGTGCAGCAGAGCTTGTGTTATATGGTGATCGATGGCCAGAGCCCATACAGGGAGTCATCACACACCTGCTGATGCCTCCAGAGATGGAGTTGGGGCTCTGGTAAAAACATCACCCTGGATGGAGGAGTcagccaaatgcataaatgaagTCAGTACCAATCTCCAAAGACTGACTGCAACGCTCCGGCCGTAAGAATCCATTCAACTCGAAGGCCGTGCAGTTATGGAGCAGCTCTCGAGGatttgtgtgaaaatgacaCTGGTGAAGTTATACACGAACCAAACCCATAAGGACCACTATGTTACTGTAAAGGTGCGGTTACATTAGCGAAAAATTGTCAATCAGCCCACACAGAAGTTACTTTCaaaacaagcagctttctgttggtcaacgcaGCAAATTCGCGACTTGGCTGAACTATTTGTGTGAAAATCTTTCACCCTCATGTGAAATCTCCGAATGTGTGGATTTCTATTTCTGTTTCTATAGACATTATGTAGCcacttttcagcgctgcgctcgttgtcttttgacttccggtttgtatttccacagcgatcttacgtacTTATGAATGAAGtgttcgttttaaaatcttcccggtctactgacatttgttaatatatctgctttaaacattacaatgctcatgataacttttgttaactctacaataagtaaatccacttcaccagaaATATACCTAGGGCTACTGCAAAaatggaagttcaaagacaaaattTTGAAGATGGCTGCGCGCACGTTTTTAGGCGCATAAGGTTAAATACCATATACTGTAAATACTAGCTTAGAGATCTTCCTCCCTCTATCCCTGAGTTATCGTAGATTTATATTGTGAACTTACTGACTGATCCACACTCCGGAACAGAATGTACCATTAAGCTGGATGCCAACCGCcgttaaaaaagaagaagaagaagaagaagactaGCGTAGAGATGTTTGAAGCTCGAACAGCGTCACTTTTAAACCAaactttctgttggtcagcgCGGCGAATTCgcatgaccaacttgaacatGATAAGCGAAATCTGTGTGAACTTTTTCGCCCTAACGCGAAACTCCTGATAGCGCGGATTCTTACTGGATTGACGAAATTTCGCCGAGCAacggtaaatgtgaccgcaccttaatCTTAGGAGAGATAGGCCAGACATTCAGGTCTACCACGGCGGGGTTAAAACCTGCCCCACAGACTGAGACTAAAATTAGCTTTCCATACCACAAAATGCTCCAGTTTAATTATATCCACCGAGGGCCATTAGCAGCTGAGAAATTGCACTTGCAAGACTTAGACGTATTTTACACACCTCAACTCAAAGGTAAACGTTCGATGGCTCACCCCTGCTAGCTTTTTCTCTTCTCTCGCTCACTCAGAGAATCTGCTCAGCTCATCTATTATACAAACACCATCATGCGTTCGCCCCTATAATGGCGGCGTTCTGTTTGTAAGTGACTGCAGTTTGAGGGTCCCCTCGAGAGGCTTTTAAAACAAAGGGGAAATGGCTAAAACAAATGTGGACCCTTAGTAAGGGACTGCTGGGAAGCAAATTCAATGTTACACtcagaaaaaaggtacaaaatcTGTCACTATGGCGGTATACCCTTTCaaaatgtaggcctactaaTATGTAGCTACcatttaggtactaatatgtgCACTTCAGGTAATAACATGTCTACCTTTAAGGTAAGATTACTGTACATTAAAGGTTAGTATCCTAAAAGGTACAGTAACCTTAAAGGTACATGTATGTACCCTTTTGGGGTAAATAAGATACAAAAGTGTACCTTTTTTCTAAGATAGAAGGgttaaaatgtactgtaagtACTGATTTGATTAAACATGGCAAATAAAGTTGTCTAACAACGTACACTTTAAATCACTATTAAATCACAGAGTAATCAGAAATACTAGTCAAAGAAGTcaagcatttatatatatttttatttgtatatacatatttttaatttatatttttttaaataaataatcatataaAAGTCAATCacacaaagttcaaaagaaagacaaaaaagaacatttttaataaataaaaatgataaattaacaaataaatattgttgTGATAAACTACTTGGGTTTTGCCCAAAATTATTTCAAGGTACAAAATGTCACTTCTCTAAAATCTGAATGTGGTTGTCAGGCACATTGCCAGGCCAAACCCTTTAAAATTTGCTTTCAACAGCGAAGcacatggagaaaaaaaatgaactttcgtCAATTTGCCATTCTCTTATCTTGCATACAAGGACAAGTGCCACAGCTTTGTCCTAATAAGGCCTCATTTACAACAAACAACGCATGTCTGGATGAGCAAAAGGGGGCCTGATTGTAACCCACAACAAATTAGAATATAAAAAGTGTCCTGAGTGCCAGGAGGTGTAACATGGTGAGAAGTCTGCAGATGTCGTGGTGTCGTCGTGCCATGCCACCTTTGAAGAGGAGCGTGAGAAAGGAGGGAGACGTGGCATCTCTCTTCCCAGCCCACATTGCAGTTAATCCCACTTTATCCAAGAGAGCCGAGCTGTCAGATCTGGAGTTGgagaacacaaaagcagagCAAACATGAGGCTTTAGATACATTTTAATGACCATTTAACAAGTCGCTGGTCTAAGGCTAACAAAGGCACACTTATTCATTAAAACCCTCCCACTTGAAGAGCTGGAACCCTGGGATGTGGTTAACTAAAATACACAGCTCCCTTTCAGTTCAGTGAAAATACTTGTGTCTTAGAAAAGGAAGTTTTTTGAAAACGGATTGGACAGCTGGGAATAAACTGCACAGTCAATATAAACAATGGGAACTGTTTAATCATGTAAAACGACGCCTGTTTGAGTGACATAAGCCCTATTGAGGATGTATTTGCATATGCACTCCTAATAAACAAGTCATTTACCTCATATGCCCCACAAACAAGAGGAAGAAAACATTGTGTGCACGTTGCTAAATATCCAGTCTGTTCCTAATACTTTAAAATGCtggtttaaatgaataaaactgcTGCAATGACAGCACAAATGTTTGATCTAATTTTCCtgtcatgttttaaaaatgatcaaagaTGTTTTTTCAAACCAAGGAGGGATTGAATTATttgtttaaaggtttttttttttttttttgtggcggGGGTACTGAAAAGTATTTGATTTGCACtgcaaaatgaacaaatgtgCATTTTACTGGAGTCCTTTTGTGAACATGTATTTTAGTTATCCATTAGTAAAGTAATTCTGACCACATTaaattatgttatatatttattaatcttaatgttaatttcaacatttactaatacattattaaaatcaaatattgtttttgtaacattagttaatgcactgtgaactaatattaactaatatcaataaatactgtaacaaatgaattgctcattgttagttcatgtcagttaatacattaactaatgaccTTATATCACTCAAAAATAGCTgtagaaaatgaaacaaatttacaccATAAAGTACtgttttccactgaaacagtaatataatgtaaaaacaatgcattctgggtaatattatttgtcattttcgagaacGTAACCTATAGGCTATTTtcttgaaaatgacaaatattacccagaatgcattgtttttacgctatattttgtatattacaatgtattctgtatattacaatgcattctgggtaatattatttgtcattttcgacAACGTAACCTATAGATCTACCGTagatcgatctatctatctatctatctatctatctatctatctatctatctatctatctaccgaATCTACTTACGTTGATCTAAACTTTGtcgcaatatattttttatgtaattcaATAAAAAGAACCAGCTTGTAAGAATCTTTCGTTTCGTAACGCTGTTTAATAGGAGTCATTCTGGTTGcgttgtacattttaaaattcatatatattttttcaattaaacttttcactcaaatgttatttattgtaatatttaaatattaaataaatatatatatggtctCAGACTGTCATCTTACCACTTGTGTTCCAGATGGCATTGGTCTGATTCTTATAGCCGTTCTTCATGCATTCATCCACATATGACTTGGGGTCACAGCCTGACATGAGGATTTCTCTGAGCAGGGCGATGTAAGCAATGGCCAGTTTTAATGTGTCTATTTTGGAGAGCCGTTTCTCGTAGGGGAACGTGGGCACGTGGCAGCGCAGCTCCTCAAATGCAGAATTGATGCTGAGCATCCTCTTCCTCTCCCGGATGTTGGCGGCGTGGCGCTGCACCTTGTATGGATGATGGGACGTCAAGCGCCGCTGGTGCTGCTGTCTGCACTTGCCGATCTCATGGGGTTCGTCCACTAAGGAGCTGTCCACTTCAGCACCGACCTCCAGCTGCGGAGACTGCGAGTCTAAGTCCGTGAAGGTCAGCTGAGCCTCTGGGAACACGGACTGGCACCCGAAAGAGGACCAGGGGGACAGCTGACCTGTCATTGCGCTGCAGTCAAGGAGCAGCGTGTCCAGCTGAGACTGGAACTGGAAGTTGGGGTCCATTTGGCCCCAGAAGGCAAAATCTGTGGCAGCATCttgatcaaaatcaaaaaatatgtCTTCCATTTTGCCTCCTTTTTCTTTTCAGGTGTCACTAAAACAAGCGCGTATGTGGTTAGAGGAGAGCTCTAACTACCGTGCGTAAACTGGCTAGCCCTGTGCGTAATGGCCATTAAATAGCTCCAGGTCTCGCCGCAGGGTGCTTGTCTCTATTCAACAGGTTTGAAAAGGAGCTCATTAGGACGCGTGCCTCCTCCTAATGACTCTGCCATTTCAAAAGCACTTCACGGCATCGGTGGATGCTCAGAGCACGTGTCCAATCATAAAGTTATCTTAAGCTGTTTCCCATTCGGTTTAAGCAGTGGACTAATATTTACTGCACCAACTGGACGTTCTGAAGTATTTGCGTCATGTGATTGAATTGTTGGTTTAGTCGTCTGGAACATGGGTGGCCAAAACACCTGTCTTAGCCTTATCTTACTTCATATCAAGAATATAATCCTTCGCTTGTAGcctataagtttttttttattatattcacAGATGTATACATCTATCTATATTGCAAAAGAATATTGCAGCAGATGTAGGCTACTCTCTAATTTTTCGCCAatcatgtttaaataaatttgtcaaaGGCTACATAAAAATACGAGATAAATAGGACAAACTGAACAAGAATCTTGACAATTTTACAGTGTTTTCGCGACCAATTGTCTACAACATTTCACTGGAGCAAATAAAACTGACCTGTAAACATCGATTGTGTAAATTCATATATGTTCAgaaataaatttattaaaatatcaaaagtaCGTTTTTTTCACCCCTTTTTTAAATTCCTTCCGCCGCTCGGACCGGTTTACTTTAGTAAAATATTAACCTGACGTTTAATCATTACATGTGTGCTTTAGCTATaggaaacatatttttaaatgtaaatattttaataaaaatcaacattattattttattatattttatatgtttaaatattttatttgattcatttaGCAAGCGAATAGATTAACATGTTATCATTGCGTTGTTTGGTACATTGCACATTGCaagtaattatttataattactataattaaaaaaaaatgtgtgcttTGGAGCAacgaaagaaaaaatattttagtagtCTAATGTATGTTTTATTGATGCAACTAACACCACGTTTatgaaaaattacaataattaacatatttaagCGAGCAGCTTTTATGTTATCGTGACCCGTTTATGATTGGATTACCGACTAGAATTAAATaacaataagatttttttcctTCGTGTTATTTTCAACATATCTTAATAGAGGGCGttgatgttttaatttttaagtagGCTATCAGCTGTTTTTAGTAAGCACTCCATAATACAAAAGCACATTAATTTGATTTGTAATTAACAGCTATAGTATAATGCTTTTTGTTCTGAACTAACCTTAGAATTTAATGTTCTAACAGAGAAAATCCGATGAGGGATTTATAAAGGAATAGACTGCGGTTAAAGCTGAAGTGGACGCTGAGGAAAGGCTTGTCAGAACCTTCTGCTCTGCAGACAGCAGGCAGCCTGACACTGAAGAATACTGCTGTCAGATGCAGAGATCCAGCCATTCTCCGCATCACAACAAAACACTCAACTGATGTAGAATTGGAAGGACCATAGAGACCTTCAGAGGGCCTGTAAATCGGCAAATCTTTGTGCAAAATTGAAATGGTCCATCTAGAATGAAATCTGTGCTGATTTAATACAAGACACTGAATTGGCTCGTGTGGCCCTTGAGTCCAATGCACCAGACCATCTGCGAATGATTAGTCTGTTTCAAGTTGTCGTCTTGGAAGATGTTTACAGGATAATaatatgtcatttttaaaaatgtataattaaaacCACAACTTGAGTTCCTTCACACCTCTTTTTCAATGCGTCTTGTACTGAACACAGAAAAGGGTTAAAAAAGCTTTGCtgtcatttattaattcattcaaacTGTAAGTAGCCTACTCGGCGAAGCAAACGCACAGTTAAAATCTAGGCTACTTTAGTGTTTAATTTAGTCTTTTTGCCATTAGCAGTTGTAAATTCTTTATTATTTCATTGTGTCAGTGAGTAAGTTCACTGTTTCGTCATTTGCTGCGTTTGGCAGCAACAATCCAGGCAGATACTGAAGAAGCACTTTAAGATTTAAAGTGTTACTTTAGCATTGGCGCGAGCCATTGGTAGGCTATTTCAAATTAGGGCTGAAGTATCGCGGCAACTTTCTAATGTGTGCGGAATTTGAGCGTTACCGCGGACGGGGGTAAtgctcaaaaataaaatgttgcatagaaACGTccatttgatcttacgatcattcaCAAATGTGCGTAGGTGTGGTTCAGAGAAAGAACGTTCGCACAAAAAACGTGCGTACGTAGGCCTACGCTTCTCTTCCAGATTTGAAATTCTGCGTAGCACAATGGTTTCAGATCTTTGCAATGTAGCTAAACGCAGCCTGATTAATGTCATTAACATATAAAAGAGCACTAGTCAATGTCCAAATGCTTTCACTGAGAATCGCAAGCGGCAAAAAATTGTTTAGATTTCCAAATACCTGCAGTACTCCGACTCTCTGCCACAAAGAAAAGTGCGTAGGCTACGTCTGCTTAGACTCTGACCTGGCGCTAGCTAAGAACCTTTCCACCATTGGCGATTGGCGTGGATTTTAGCATACGCAAGTTCTATACTTTATAGGCCCGCAGAGAATGATCAAAACTGCGTCTATTCACACAAAGCAATTGTTTGGCCGCCTTttcgtattttttaaaataaattattgcgACTAGGCCTATATTTATctgtcatttaaagggttaggcctagttcacccaaaaatgaaaattctgtcattaattagctacttaccctcatgtcgttccacacccgtaagaccttcgttcatcttcagaacacaaattaagatatttttcataaaatttgatggcttagtgaggcctgcattgccagcaagacaattaacactttcaaatgcccagaaagctactaaagacgtatttaaaacagttcatgtgactacagtggttcaaccttaatgttatgaagcgacgagaatactttttgtgtgccaataaaacaaaacaacgactttattcaacaatatctagtgatgggcgatctcAAGACActtcttcatgaagcttcgaagctttatgaatcttttgtttcgaatcagtggttcagagtgcgtatcaaactaccaaagtcacgccccccagtggtgaaccattgaaatttcgaaacacttatgacgtaacgaagcctcgtttactgaaatcatgtgactttgcagtatgatacacactccgaaccactgattcgaaacaaaagattcgtaaagcttcgaagcttcatgaagcagtgttttgaaatcgctcatcactagatattgttgaatacagtcgttattttgtttttttggcacacaaaaagtattctcgtcgcttcataacattaaggttgaaccactgtagtcacatgaactacagaaatacatctttagtacctttttgggcattgaaagtgttaattgtcttgctggcaatggaggcctcactgagccatcggatttcatcaaaaatatcttaatttatgttccgaagattaacaaaggtcttacgggtgtggaacgacatgagggtgagtaattaatgacagaaaattcatttttgggtgaactaaccctttaagtgttttaaatactgtgttttgtattgttgAGAAGTGGTTAGGTTTAGTGGTGGGGTCATGTTTGGTgctcaaatatataaataaatgtaactaaaattattgtggatgttaaaaaaatatatattatgatgAAAAAACTCCagcatataattttataatgatAAAA of Ctenopharyngodon idella isolate HZGC_01 chromosome 9, HZGC01, whole genome shotgun sequence contains these proteins:
- the LOC127518865 gene encoding transcription factor 21 — translated: MEDIFFDFDQDAATDFAFWGQMDPNFQFQSQLDTLLLDCSAMTGQLSPWSSFGCQSVFPEAQLTFTDLDSQSPQLEVGAEVDSSLVDEPHEIGKCRQQHQRRLTSHHPYKVQRHAANIRERKRMLSINSAFEELRCHVPTFPYEKRLSKIDTLKLAIAYIALLREILMSGCDPKSYVDECMKNGYKNQTNAIWNTSDLTARLSWIKWD